In the Enterobacter cloacae subsp. cloacae ATCC 13047 genome, ATAAGCGCCGCCGGTTTGTCTTCCTCACGCCTGAAGGGGAAGCCCTGCTTGCAAGCTGTAAACCGGTCGGCAATGAGGTGGATGAGGCGTTTTTAGGACGTCTCAGCCAGGACGAGCGGGAACAATTTACGGCGCTGATCAAAAAGATGATGCGCGACTAGTTCACCCGGGCACGCATAAAATCAATAAATGTCCGAACCTTAGCGGGCACATGCTGGGCATCTGGATAAACGGCATAGATGCCCTGCTGAGCAAACGTGTATCCCGGTAAAAGCGATACCAGCCCCCCCGAATTCAGTGCGTTTCGCACCAGCCACTCCGGCAGCAGCGCCACACCACATCCCGCATGCGCGAAAGCCATCAGCGCCTGGGCGCTATCTGCGTACAGGCGCGGGGCTTTTTTAATCTCAAAGGCAACCAGATTGCCATCTGCATCTTTCACCTGCCAGTGCAGCGGCGAAGGTAAACGCTCGTGAACGATCCATCCGGCCTGCGCCAGGTGTTCGAGAGATTCAACGGGATGGTTAGCCAGCCATCCGGGGGCGGCAACCGGCAGGATAGTAAAGTTTGAAATCAAGGCGGCGTGGTAGCGCGAATCAGCGAGTGTTCCCAGCCGGATGGCGACATCAAAGCGCTCCGAGATGAGATCGGCATGCTGAGACGACGAAACATGACGAACGCGAAGCTCCGGATGCTGCTGGCTAAATTCGGCCAGCAAAGGCACAACCACCTGCGAACCGTATTCGGGCGTGGTGGTGATCCGCAATTCGCCGGTCAGGCCGGCATGGTTAGCGCGAACGTCATCCTGCAGGCGTTCAGCCTCCTGTAAAAGCCTGACGCTTCGCTGATAAAAAAGCGCGCCCGCCTCGGTTAACGTCAGGCGACGGGTGGATCGCAACAGCAGAGTGACTCCCAGCTCATCTTCCAGCTGGCGAATATTGAAGCTGACCACGGCCTTTGTCAGCCCCATCGACTCTGCGGCGGCAGTAAAACTGCCCGCATCCGCTACCGCCACAAACATCGCCGTTCGCTGGAGATTCAGCATCCTTAACCTTAATAATTGTCAAAATAGTTTTGACAGTATATCGCGAATTGTTGCGTTTATCGGCACCGGACAAGCCGATACGATACGCCCCCTCACCGGAGGATCCACCATGACGTATCGCAGCAAAGTCGCCGTAGTCTATCTGCTGGGCTTTTTTCTTGATTTGATCAACATGTTTATCGCCAGCGTCGCCTTTCCGGCAATGGCGCAGACCTATCACGCCACGCCCTCTGCACTCGCCTGGGTCAGTAACGGGTATATTGCCGGCCTGACGCTGGTGATCCCGTTCAGCAGTGCCCTGACGCGCCGCATCGGGGCAAAGCACGTCATTCTTCTCTCGCTGGTTCTCTTTAGCGTAGCCTCCACCGCGGCAGGCTTGTCTGCCACACTTGAAAGTCTGATTGCCTGGCGGGTGCTGCAGGGCGTGGGCGGTGGCTTATTGATCCCCGTAGGGCAGGCGCTGACCTGGCAACAGTTTAAAGCGCATGAACGCGCCAGGCTCTCTTCCACCGTCATGCTGGTTGCACTGCTTGCCCCCGCATGCTCACCTGCGTTAGGGGGCGTACTGGTTCAGGCGTTAAGCTGGCGGTGGGTATTTTTTGCTACCCTCCCGGTTGCTCTCCTGACCTTTGCGTTGGCCTGTCTGTGGCTTAAGCATGAAATGCCCGCGATGAAAGCAAACCGACTGCTGAACCTGAGTTTGATCGCCGATCCGCTTCTGCGCGTTTCCATGATGGTTTATGTATGTGTCCCCGGCATGTTTATCGGAATAAACGTCACCGGCATGTTTTATTTGCAGAGCGTGGCCAACATGACGCCAGCCGCGACGGGCATGCTGATGCTGCCGTGGTCTCTGGCATCGTTTATGGCCATCACCGCAACGGGCCGTTACTTTAACCGTGTCGGCCCCCGACCTCTGTTGATCGCGGGTTGCCTGCTTCAGGCGTCAGGTATTCTGCTTTTGCTCAGCGTCAGTGCGACCACGGGCACGCTGCCAGCGATCGTTGCGTTTGCATTAATGGGCGCAGGAGGCAGTCTTTGCAGCAGTACGGCGCAGAGCAGCGCATTTCTGACAACGCGTCGGGAAGAGATGGCTGATGCCAGCGCGCTGTGGAATCTTAATCGTCAGCTGAGTTTTTTTGCGGGTGCCTTTCTGCTGGCACAGGTGCTGGATCTGGCCCAGAGGTATTTGCCCCCCGTCGCCGCGTGGCACGGGATGTTTCTGGTTGCTTCGGCCATCACCCTGATGCCCGTCATCTCTGTATTTCGTCTTAACAACCCGCAGGTGCTTGCACAACTGCAACAGGAGAAACCATGACGCCTTTCGAACACGACATCATTGATATTCATATCGCACTGGAAAAGTGGCTGGGTGCCGGTGAAGGTAATATTGATGCCCTGCTCGCCCGTTTCCAGCCAAACTTTCTGATGGTTCCCCCGAGTGGAGCGCATTTAAACCATGACGCCCTTGTCCGTTTTCTGCACGCCCAGCGTGGAAGCCGACCCGGCCTTAAAATCATCATTGATGAGCTAGCCACGATTCAGTCATGGGATAACGGTGCGGTGCTTCATTACCGGGAGACGCAGACCCGCCCGGACCAGCCCGTCAACGTACGCTGGTCAACCGCGGTGCTCAATCGGGATGGCGAGAAGATCAGCTGGCGTCTGCTGCACGAAACGGCGCAGCCGTAAGAGATAAAAAAGGCCCGTCTCACGACGGGCCTTTTTTTGACGAAAGGTTGCTTATTCGCGGAACAGCGCTTCGATATTCAGACCTTGCCCCTGCAGAATTTCACGCAGGCGGCGCAGACCTTCAACCTGAATCTGACGAACACGTTCACGGGTCAGGCCAATTTCACGGCCGACGTCTTCCAGTGTCGCAGCTTCATACCCCAGTAAACCGAAACGACGTGCCAGCACTTCACGCTGTTTGGCGTTCAGTTCGAACAGCCATTTGACGATGCTCTGTTTCATGTCATCGTCCTGCGTGGTGTCTTCCGGGCCGTTGTCTTTTTCATCGGCCAGGATATCCAGCAGCGCTTTTTCGGAGTCGCCACCCAGCGGGGTGTCAACCGAGGTAATGCGCTCGTTGAGACGCAGCATGCGGCTTACGTCATCAACCGGTTTGTCGAGTTGCTCAGCAATCTCTTCTGCGCTTGGCTCGTGGTCCAGTTTATGGGACAACTCGCGCGCGGTACGCAGATAGACGTTCAACTCTTTGACGATGTGAATCGGCAGGCGAATCGTACGGGTTTGGTTCATAATGGCCCGTTCGATGGTCTGACGAATCCACCAGGTCGCGTAGGTGGAGAAGCGGAACCCACGTTCAGGGTCAAACTTCTCTACTGCGCGGATGAGACCTAAGTTGCCCTCTTCAATCAGATCCAGCAGAGCCAGACCACGATTGCCGTAACGACGGGCAATTTTCACGACCAGACGCAAGTTACTTTCAATCATGCGACGGCGCGAGGCAACATCACCACGCAAAGCACGACGTGCGAAATAGACTTCTTCTTCGGCCGTTAACAGTGGGGAGTAACCAATCTCCCCAAGGTAAAGCTGAGTCGCGTCCAGTACACGCTGTGTGGCACCCTGCGATAACAGCTCTTCTTCAGCCAAATCGTTATCACTGGGTTCCTCTTCTACTAAGGCTTTTTCGTCAAAAGCCTCTGCTCCGTTCTCATCAAATTCCGCATCTTCATTTAAATCATGAACTTTCAGCGTATTCTGACTCATAAGGTGGCTCCTACCCGTGATCCCTGAACGAGACACCCTGGCTGGCATGCCCCGTCAATTTATCGCTGCGGCAAATACTGCAGCGGGTTTACGGATTTCCCCTTGTAACGAATTTCAAAATGCAAGCGTGTAGAACTGGTTCCGGTGCTACCCATGGTAGCGATTTTTTGCCCCGCCTTAACTTCTTGTTGTTCCCGGACCAGCATTGTGTCGTTATGGGCGTAGGCACTCAGGTAATCATCGTTGTGTTTGATGATAATAAGATTACCGTAACCGCGCAGAGCGTTACCGGCATACACAACGCGTCCGTCTGCGGTCGCGATGATAGCCTGTCCCTTACTTCCTGCGATATCGATCCCTTTGTTCCCTCCTTCGGAGGAAGAGAAGTTCTCGATAACCTTACCGTCAGTTGGCCAGCGCCAGGTTGAGATTGGCGAACTGGAACTCATACTGCTGGCAGTCGGTTCAGTAGAGCTAACCACAGGTGCCGTAGCCGGTGCTGTGACAACAGTCGCAGTCCCTTTATTATTCGGCAACATTTTGTTAGCAGTCTGATCACCTGAATCTTCAGAATACGTAATTACAGGTTGTGAAGCAACCACCGTGGTGGATTTTTGTGCAGGCTTAACGCTGTTATTTTGCGCGGTCACGTCGGCTGCAGAAACGGTATTGCCAGGCGTAAGCGGCGTACCCGTCGCGTTGCCCACCTGGAGCGTCTGCCCGACTTCCAGCGCATACGGTGCCTGGACGTTGTTGCGCTGCGCGAGGTCACGGAAATCGTTCCCGGTGATCCACGCGATATAGAACAGCGTATCGCCACGTTTCACGGTATAGGTGCTGCCGCCGGTATAGCTGCCTTTCGGAATGTTCCCATACTGACGGTTATACACAATGCGGCCATTTTGGGTCTGAACAGGTTGTTCGACTGGCTGAATCTGTGTTGGCTGTGTAACAGGATGTTGCACAGGCTGAATTTGTGGTGTTTGCTGCGGCGCAGCAGTGCCCATTTTAGGTGGCGGCGTGATCAACATTCCGCTGGACGTGTTACCGGAGCCGCTGTTTCCGCCAACAGAACTGACAGGCGCAGGTGCATTGTTAGAACTCGAACAGCCTGCCAGCCAGAGCGAAACCAGTGATAATGCCGCAACACGGCTGATGGTGAATTTAGGGCTTCCCGCGCTCATTTATCCCCCAGGAATGTGTTAACTACCAGTGACTTAAAATTAACCGTGATGGCACGACTCTTTCGCGCCACACCATACGCTGAATTTGCCTTAATAACCCTGGATAATTCCGAGTCTTAGGCCAGTTCCCCCTTTACCAGAGGCACAAAGCGCACGGCTTCTACGGTATCGATAATAAACTCGTCGCCACGTCGACGAACGCGCTTTAACAGCTGCTGCTCATCGCCAACAGGCAATACAAGAATGCCCCCCTCATCCAGCTGCGACAACAGGGCCGCAGGGATCTCCGGTGGAGCCGCCGTCACGATGATAGCGTCAAACGGGGCGCGAGCCTGCCAACCCTGCCATCCATCACCGTGTCGTGTCGAAACATTGTGTAAATCAAGTTGTTTCAGGCGACGACGCGCCTGCCACTGTAAACCTTTGATCCGCTCAACCGAGCACACATGATGCACCAGATGCGCCAGAATCGCAGTCTGATACCCGGACCCGGTGCCAATCTCCAGCACGCGGGAGTCGGGGGTGAGCTCCAGCAGCTCCGTCATGCGCGCCACCATGTAGGGCTGCGAAATCGTCTGGCCCTGCCCGATGGGCAAGGCCACGTTTTCCCACGCTTTGTGTTCAAACGCCTCATCTACAAATTTCTCACGCGGAACCTGGGCGAGCGCGTCAAGCACATGCTCGTCGCGGATCCCCTGTGCGCGAAGTTGTTCCAGAAGAGTTTGTACACGTTTGCTTACCATTGCGCGATCACTCCTGCGCGATCAAGCCAGCCCGACACCACATCATGCGCGCTATACGCGGTTAAATCTACGTGCAGCGGCGTTACCGAGACATAGCCTTCATCCACAGCGGCAAAGTCAGTATCCGGCCCCGCATCGCACTTATCGCCAGGAGGGCCAATCCAGTAGAGCGTGTTGCCGCGCGGATCCTGCTGCGGGATGACCTGATCGGCCGGATGACGGCTTCCGCAACGCGTGACGCGAATGCCCTTGATTTCATTCAGCGGGAGATCCGGCACGTTGATGTTGAGGATGCGTCCGGTACGCAGCGGTTCACGGCTAAGTGCCCGCAGGATAGAACAGGTTACCGCTGCCGCCGTGTCGTAATGAGTGTGACCATTTAACGATACCGCCAGCGCCGGAAAGCCAAGATGACGGCCTTCCATTGCGGCCGCCACGGTACCAGAGTAGATAACGTCATCACCCAGATTCGGCCCGGCGTTAATCCCGGAAACGACGATATCCGGGCGCGGGCGCATCAGCGCATTCACCCCCAGAAAAACGCAGTCCGTTGGCGTGCCCATCTGCACGGCAATATCGCCATTTTCAAAAGCAAAGGTGCGAAGCGACGACTCCAGCGTCAATGAGTTAGACG is a window encoding:
- the surE gene encoding 5'/3'-nucleotidase SurE; amino-acid sequence: MRILLSNDDGIHAPGIQTLAKHLREFADVQVVAPDRNRSGASNSLTLESSLRTFAFENGDIAVQMGTPTDCVFLGVNALMRPRPDIVVSGINAGPNLGDDVIYSGTVAAAMEGRHLGFPALAVSLNGHTHYDTAAAVTCSILRALSREPLRTGRILNINVPDLPLNEIKGIRVTRCGSRHPADQVIPQQDPRGNTLYWIGPPGDKCDAGPDTDFAAVDEGYVSVTPLHVDLTAYSAHDVVSGWLDRAGVIAQW
- a CDS encoding LysR family transcriptional regulator is translated as MLNLQRTAMFVAVADAGSFTAAAESMGLTKAVVSFNIRQLEDELGVTLLLRSTRRLTLTEAGALFYQRSVRLLQEAERLQDDVRANHAGLTGELRITTTPEYGSQVVVPLLAEFSQQHPELRVRHVSSSQHADLISERFDVAIRLGTLADSRYHAALISNFTILPVAAPGWLANHPVESLEHLAQAGWIVHERLPSPLHWQVKDADGNLVAFEIKKAPRLYADSAQALMAFAHAGCGVALLPEWLVRNALNSGGLVSLLPGYTFAQQGIYAVYPDAQHVPAKVRTFIDFMRARVN
- a CDS encoding DUF4440 domain-containing protein; protein product: MTPFEHDIIDIHIALEKWLGAGEGNIDALLARFQPNFLMVPPSGAHLNHDALVRFLHAQRGSRPGLKIIIDELATIQSWDNGAVLHYRETQTRPDQPVNVRWSTAVLNRDGEKISWRLLHETAQP
- a CDS encoding protein-L-isoaspartate(D-aspartate) O-methyltransferase; protein product: MVSKRVQTLLEQLRAQGIRDEHVLDALAQVPREKFVDEAFEHKAWENVALPIGQGQTISQPYMVARMTELLELTPDSRVLEIGTGSGYQTAILAHLVHHVCSVERIKGLQWQARRRLKQLDLHNVSTRHGDGWQGWQARAPFDAIIVTAAPPEIPAALLSQLDEGGILVLPVGDEQQLLKRVRRRGDEFIIDTVEAVRFVPLVKGELA
- the rpoS gene encoding RNA polymerase sigma factor RpoS, producing the protein MSQNTLKVHDLNEDAEFDENGAEAFDEKALVEEEPSDNDLAEEELLSQGATQRVLDATQLYLGEIGYSPLLTAEEEVYFARRALRGDVASRRRMIESNLRLVVKIARRYGNRGLALLDLIEEGNLGLIRAVEKFDPERGFRFSTYATWWIRQTIERAIMNQTRTIRLPIHIVKELNVYLRTARELSHKLDHEPSAEEIAEQLDKPVDDVSRMLRLNERITSVDTPLGGDSEKALLDILADEKDNGPEDTTQDDDMKQSIVKWLFELNAKQREVLARRFGLLGYEAATLEDVGREIGLTRERVRQIQVEGLRRLREILQGQGLNIEALFRE
- a CDS encoding MFS transporter — encoded protein: MTYRSKVAVVYLLGFFLDLINMFIASVAFPAMAQTYHATPSALAWVSNGYIAGLTLVIPFSSALTRRIGAKHVILLSLVLFSVASTAAGLSATLESLIAWRVLQGVGGGLLIPVGQALTWQQFKAHERARLSSTVMLVALLAPACSPALGGVLVQALSWRWVFFATLPVALLTFALACLWLKHEMPAMKANRLLNLSLIADPLLRVSMMVYVCVPGMFIGINVTGMFYLQSVANMTPAATGMLMLPWSLASFMAITATGRYFNRVGPRPLLIAGCLLQASGILLLLSVSATTGTLPAIVAFALMGAGGSLCSSTAQSSAFLTTRREEMADASALWNLNRQLSFFAGAFLLAQVLDLAQRYLPPVAAWHGMFLVASAITLMPVISVFRLNNPQVLAQLQQEKP
- the nlpD gene encoding murein hydrolase activator NlpD — encoded protein: MSAGSPKFTISRVAALSLVSLWLAGCSSSNNAPAPVSSVGGNSGSGNTSSGMLITPPPKMGTAAPQQTPQIQPVQHPVTQPTQIQPVEQPVQTQNGRIVYNRQYGNIPKGSYTGGSTYTVKRGDTLFYIAWITGNDFRDLAQRNNVQAPYALEVGQTLQVGNATGTPLTPGNTVSAADVTAQNNSVKPAQKSTTVVASQPVITYSEDSGDQTANKMLPNNKGTATVVTAPATAPVVSSTEPTASSMSSSSPISTWRWPTDGKVIENFSSSEGGNKGIDIAGSKGQAIIATADGRVVYAGNALRGYGNLIIIKHNDDYLSAYAHNDTMLVREQQEVKAGQKIATMGSTGTSSTRLHFEIRYKGKSVNPLQYLPQR